Proteins from a genomic interval of Chionomys nivalis chromosome 7, mChiNiv1.1, whole genome shotgun sequence:
- the Dcakd gene encoding dephospho-CoA kinase domain-containing protein: MFLVGLTGGIASGKSSVIQVFQQLGCAVIDVDVIARHVVQPGYPAHRRIVEAFGTEVLLENGDIDRKVLGDLIFNQPDRRQLLNSITHPEIRKEMMKETFKYFLRGYRYVILDIPLLFETKKLLKYMKHTVVVYCDRDTQLARLMKRNNLSREDAEARINAQLPLKDKARMANHVLDNSGEWSLTRRQVILLHAKLERSMEYLPLRLGFLTGLAGIASLLYLLTRYLLPSP; the protein is encoded by the exons ATGTTCCTGGTGGGCCTAACGGGAGGCATTGCCTCAGGCAAGAGCTCCGTCATCCAGGTGTTCCAACAGCTGGGCTGTGCTGTGATTGATGTAGACGTCATTGCCCGGCACG TCGTCCAGCCAGGGTATCCTGCTCATCGGCGTATTGTAGAGGCCTTTGGCACTGAAGTCTTGCTGGAGAATGGTGACATCGACCGCAAGGTCCTTGGGGACCTGATCTTTAACCAGCCTGACCGTCGGCAGCTCCTCAACTCCATCACCCACCCTGAGATCCGCAAGGAAATGATGAAGGAGACCTTCAAGTACTTTCTCCGAG GGTACCGCTACGTGATTCTGGACATCCCTCTCCTGTTCGAGACCAAGAAGCTGCTTAAGTACATGAAGCACACAGTGGTGGTGTACTG TGACCGAGACACACAGCTGGCACGGCTGATGAAGCGGAACAACCTGAGCCGCGAGGACGCAGAGGCAAGAATCAATGCCCAGCTGCCCCTGAAGGACAAGGCCCGCATGGCCAACCACGTTCTAGACAACTCAGGCGAGTGGAGCCTCACCAGACGCCAGGTCATTCTCCTGCATGCCAAGCTGGAACGCTCCATGGAGTATCTGCCACTGAGGCTCGGGTTCCTGACGGGCCTAGCAGGCATCGCCAGCCTCCTGTACCTGCTCACCCGctaccttctcccttctccctaa